The following are from one region of the Aspergillus chevalieri M1 DNA, chromosome 1, nearly complete sequence genome:
- a CDS encoding putative cell cycle control protein (Cwf19) (COG:S;~EggNog:ENOG410PHHX;~InterPro:IPR040194,IPR006768,IPR006767;~PFAM:PF04677,PF04676) — MTLEDFEKALAEEGRERQEKGDREKRHRDRDRDRSRDRSSRHHRHRHHRHSSRSGERGLGRRDRESRHSDENGHRHKRSRHSTDHGDDRDRSHKRRHRHESRDDGSAGTRESVKEVVQEEPSRPKRDAWMEAPSALSVDYVNRRDSTRLQEPQPKMLQADFDLKIHNREINNHLHDLKDGKALEEVEEEPAQHEVDYEFGDAGSQWRMTRLKAVYREAEESGKSVEEIAFNRFGDLRSFDDAREEEAELDRRETYGEGYVGKVKPSGELFQERKLDNNVRRDSHEHVRSPGREHQAQGQGKPMETEPPANTTQHLDLTALNRLKAQMMKAKLKGAPDATELEERYNTAAASMANRKESDVVVLGVMENRMLAGKRNEVKQVETRRGRERGHVEENEDMSIEDMVQEERRSRGQFGGDGRRLADRIAKDSKFENDLEYMDDNASKLARRVHRSEIDIKNTAINDFQKMNRILDNCPLCHHEDTNTPPIAPVVSLATRVFLTLPTEPELNEGCATIVPIQHRTNLMECDDDEWEEIRNFMKSLTRMYHEQGRDVIFYENAAQPQRRRHAAMEAVPLPYSLGETSPAFFKEAILSADSEWSQHRKLIDTLAKSRQGLGRSAFRRSLVKEMPYFHVWFELDGGLGHVVEDEHKWPKGDLFAREIIGGMLDIGPEIIKRQGRWQRGGDRRVEPFRRRWRKFDWTRVLVEG, encoded by the exons ATGACATTGGAGGATTTCGAAAAAGCTCTGGCCGAAGAAGGTCGCGAGAGACAAGAAAAGGGCGACAGAGAGAAACGTCACCGCGATCGCGATCGCGACCGCAGCAGAGACCGCAGCTCCAGACACCATCGACACCGTCACCATCGCCATTCGTCACGATCCGGAGAACGAGGATTAGGAAGACGAGACCGCGAGTCCCGACACAGCGATGAAAACGGCCATCGACATAAGCGTTCGCGCCATTCCACGGATCACGGCGACGACCGAGACCGCTCCCATAAACGCCGACACCGACACGAAAGCAGAGACGATGGATCAGCGGGGACGCGGGAGTCAGTAAAAGAGGTGGTGCAGGAGGAACCAAGTCGTCCAAAGCGAGATGCTTGGATGGAGGCTCCGTCTGCCCTCAGTGTGGACTACGTTAACCGGCGCGACTCGACGCGCCTACAGGAGCCGCAGCCGAAGATGCTCCAGGCGGATTTCGACTTGAAGATTCACAACCGGGAGATTAACAACCATCTGCACGATTTGAAGGATGGGAAAGCTCTTgaagaggtcgaggaggaacCGGCGCAACATGAAGTGGACTACGAGTTTGGCGATGCTGGCTCTCAATGGAGAATGACGAGGCTTAAAGCGGTCTATCGAGAGGCGGAGGAAAGTGGGAAGTCGGTGGAAGAGATTGCCTTCAACCGTTTTGGAGATCTACGCTCATTCGATGACGCtcgggaagaagaagcagaattGGATCGCCGCGAGACCTATGGTGAAGGCTACGTTGGTAAAGTAAAGCCATCCGGGGAACTTTTCCAGGAGCGGAAGCTCGATAATAATGTTCGGAGAGACTCCCACGAACATGTCCGGTCACCAGGGCGAGAACACCAAGCCCAAGGTCAGGGCAAGCCGATGGAGACCGAACCGCCTGCAAATACTACACAGCACCTTGATCTAACTGCCCTCAACCGACTCAAGGCACAAATGATGAAAGCAAAACTGAAGGGTGCTCCCGATGCGACTGAGCTCGAAGAACGCTACAATACAGCTGCAGCCTCGATGGCTAACCGCAAGGAATCCGATGTGGTGGTGCTTGGTGTCATGGAGAATAGGATGTTGGCCGGAAAGAGGAACGAGGTCAAGCAGGTTGAAACCAGAAGAGGCCGGGAGCGAGGCCATGTGGAGGAGAATGAGGACATGAGCATTGAAGATATGGTTCAGGAGGAACGGCGAAGCCGGGGTCAATTTGGAGGTGATGGACGCCGGTTGGCGGACAGAATCGCCAAGGATTCTAAATTCGAG AATGACCTAGAGTACATGGACGACAATGCCTCCAAGCTGGCTCGGCGCGTACATCGATCTGAAATCGACATCAAAAATACCGCCATCAACGACTTCCAAAAGATGAACCGGATCTTGGATAACTGTCCCCTCTGTCATCATGAGGATACAAATACACCTCCAATTGCACCTGTGGTATCGCTGGCCACACGGGTATTTTTGACACTCCCAACAGAACCCGAACTGAACGAAGGATGCGCCACCATCGTCCCTATCCAGCATCGAACCAACCTCATGGAatgcgatgatgatgaatgggAAGAGATCCGGAACTTCATGAAGAGCTTGACCCGCATGTACCACGAACAAGGCCGCGACGTGATCTTCTACGAAAATGCCGCCCAGCCTCAACGCAGGAGACATGCAGCGATGGAAGCGGTGCCACTCCCATACAGTCTGGGAGAGACCTCCCCAGCCTTCTTCAAAGAAGCAATCCTATCGGCCGACTCGGAATGGTCCCAACATCGGAAACTTATTGATACTCTCGCCAAGTCAAGACAGGGCTTGGGACGGTCAGCCTTCCGTCGTTCCCTCGTGAAGGAGATGCCCTACTTCCATGTCTGGTTTGAGTTAGATGGTGGGCTGGGCCACGTCGTCGAGGATGAACACAAGTGGCCCAAGGGCGATCTGTTCGCCCGAGAGATTATTGGAGGGATGTTGGATATAGGGCCAGAAATTATCAAGCGACAGGGACGATGGCAGCGGGGCGGTGATAGACGAGTAGAGCCGTTCCGACGACGATGGAGGAAGTTTGATTGGACTCGGGTATTGGTTGAGGGATAA